Genomic segment of Euleptes europaea isolate rEulEur1 chromosome 6, rEulEur1.hap1, whole genome shotgun sequence:
AAGACATCAACCCGCTTTCTGGTTTCTCTGTTATCCTTTGATTGTTTCTGAACTTTTGCTTCTAACTTATCCTGTTttactgtcaaagatgaaatagaGTCTTGTAATgtggaaatggcagctgtattttgatTCAGACCTTGTTTGACAGATTCCATCTCTTGCTTAACTGATAccacctcttgtttaactgatATCACCTCCTGGAGTGTTTTAGTCAAAAGTTCTTGTAGAGAATTCAGGgtggcatcaggttttttagtcaTTTTGGTAGCAATGGTTGTCCCCGTTACTGGTGAAGTGGCTGGTGAGACAGCTGGGCTGGTGACAGAAGGTCTTCTGTGGGGTGGTAAAGGTTGCTGGATCTGAAGATGTTTGGGCTCCTTAATAAGTGTCTTAGGGTgcttttctgtgtctttcttttgtTTGTCTTCTTTGTCTCCCATCAAAAAGCTTGAAATGGCTGCTCTTTGTCATccaggagaaagaagaggaggaaggtgaAGCTTGTTATTTAGCACATCTGTTCAAAAATCATTtgccactggaactttagattgcTGTAAGAGTCAGACCTGGAGAGATATTGGCACAGCTGTATCTTTATTCAGGTTTCCATTGCCAGCTTTTAAGCACTTTCAGATGTCTATTTAACTGTATTTCAAAGTTAGCTTGGCTTAGCTGGCAAATGAATTCCAAGTGCGCCACAACTGGCAAAATGCCAAGTTTTGCTTTGATGTTGTTAGCGAGTGTATAGGAAATTTCAGGCTGCTTATCTTTATTTCAGTCACTGTTAGACACCTCCGTGAATTAGTTTGTCAATTCCATAAAGAGTAATGAAGAAAAAGACCTTGTTTTTGTGATCTGTGCCTCTGCGCCACCTTCCCGGGCTCCTGTGATTATAATGGCGCCGGCTCCTCCGCTCGCCCGTCCGGGCACTCGCCGCCGCTTCCGAGGCAGCGAGCGCACCTAGGACAGGAAACGCGCCGGCATTCTGACCAGCATCCCCTCTTCTCCAAGGGGATCCACAATTTTGGTGTCAGGGGGGCAGATTCCTTTCCCCCCAGCTGCTTTAAGCCCGGAGCGCTGTGCTTGCGCTGCCGCGGCGTTCGCCCCCGGATCCGGACGTCCATGTGCAGTATTTCCAAGAGGGACTAAAGTCAGAAATTCTTcgctgggcctttatgcaaggcgaCCCTCCCGATATTTAGggttggattttactggcggtgGAAGTGGAGAATTGCCAGCAGCTCTTGGACTTATTAAAGGATCGCAAGGCGCTAGGCTCGGGACTGCGACAGCCTAGAGAGAGAGCTCCCAACCACCAAAGAGGGCGGTCGACTCAATAATGGAGAGTGCGAAACGTTTCCAGAGTGGAGTGTGTCTGGTGTGTGGTGGTATGGGACACTTTGCTGCTGCTTGCCCTTCCCGCCCCGAGGAACCTCCGACAGCTCCACGCTCGaccaaggaggaggcggctcAATCCGAAGGCAAAGAGCGCCGCAAGAGTTCTGTGCCCGGAAGGCGAGGGCCCTCCGCACTCAACCTCGCCCCGACCAAAAGAGAGGACCAGGTCACAGCACCACTCGATCCAATGGGATCGTGGATTACAAATCCAACCCTACTGAGCTTGGATACCTTGTCACCCTCAGAGGAGGACGGGACTTGGGGCCCTCTGCACTCAACCTTGTTCTGACCGACAATGGGGGCCAGAACCCAGTGTCAGTCAATCCAACAAGATCACGGATTACAAGAAAACGGACCAGGTCTGCTGGTTCCACAGCAGACTCCCACCGCCGAGAAGCATGGAACTCCAGTGATGGTAAGCGATATAGCAGAGACTCTTTTTGTGGACGTTGTCCTACAGAGTTTCAAGGGGGGTCCTCAGCTTAAGGTAGAGGCCCTAGTGGACTCAGGTTGCGCACACACTTTTGATCAGTGAAGAGActttcaaggctttaaaagtgagGGCGGTGCGCTTACCCCAGACCATCcagtttgctcaaatggatgtCAGTGACTTTCAAGGAGGCCCAGTAGATAGGAGCACGGGCTGAGTAGTAATGGGAGTTGGAGCACACTGGgagcaaatccatttcaccattgtGCCGGGGATTCAGTAAGTGGTACTTGGAGTAAATTGGCTGCAAGGACACAGCCCCACCATCGATTGGGCGGCCAGGACTATTGCTTTCACCCAACCACAGTTCGAGTGCCACCGCAGCGAAGTGGCCACGTGAAAGTGTGCGGCCATGGTTGCGGCACCCCAAAAATCTGTTCCCCCCATACTGCCTGAGGAGTACGCAgtgtttgcagatgtgtttgTGAGAAAGAGTGTGATATTCTTCCTCCCCATCATAAGACCGACTGTGCTATTGAACtggtaggggaaggcaaactaccAAAGGGAAGGATTTGCCCCATGAGTCTGAAAGAGAAGTCGGTGCTCCGGGACTTTCTGGATAAGAATTTAGCCCGTGGTTTCATTCGGCCCTCCACGGCTCCTTGTTCCGCTCCAGCCTTTTTCGTGCGGAAAAAGACGGGTGATCTACGCTTATGCATAGACTTCCGCaggctcaatgcggtcacccagactaatgcctatcccattccacTGATTCTGCTCAGCCAAACTGCTCAGTCAAACTGGATTTGGTCGAggctttttgctcctaataaattagcatagCTTaagatcacctgcctgagcgtgtctgtttatgggaagcTAGGGATAGATGCCTGAGCTGACACCTATATTATTACATcacaaaaaatacatttttccttttaatatatttattgaaTTAGACTGTAGGTGTGCAAAAGCATACTCttgtaaaggtagccccctgtgcaagcaccgggtcattcctgacccatggggtgacgtcacatcccgacgtttactaggcaaactatgtttacggggtggttgtcattgccttccccagttgtctacactttaccctcagcaagctgggttctcattttaccaacctcggaaggatggaaggctgtcatAGTTAAAATCAGAGCACATATTAGTTTAAAAACACTGTTTTACTGATGACCCTTCGAAAAGCCTCCTTCACGTCTTTGTTTCTCAGGCTGTAGATTAGGGGGTTCAGTGCAGGATTCACTAGTGTGTAGAACACAGAGGCCCATTTGTCCTGGTCTAATGAATAGCTGGAGGGTGGTCTCAGATACATAAACATAACTGTCCCATAAAAGAGTATGACTCCAGTCAGATGGGAAGCACAGGTGGAGAAGGCTTTGCTTCTGCCCTCAGCAGAACGGATCCTCAAAATGGCAGCAAAGATGTAGAAGTAGGAGATCAGGATGACAATGATGGTGCTGATCTCATTGACTccacagaagaaaaagaggagaattTCACTGTTAGAAGTGTCAGAGCAAGATAATGCTATGAGTGGAGGtatttcacagaagaaatggttgATGATATTGGGACCACAGAATTCTAAAGTGAAGGTGAGGCTAGTATGGGCTACCATGCTCATCAGACCTGCAAAGTAGCAAAAAATCCCCAGTACCACACAGACCTTCTTTGACATGACTGTGGTATAATGGAGAGGACGGCAGATAGCTGCATAACGATCATATGCCATGGCAGCTAAGGTGTAACATTCAGCATCGACAAAGGCCACAAAAAATACAAATTGAATGACACAGCTAGAGAAAGAGATGATCTTGGGATGGCGCAGGAAGTCAGCCAACATACGAGGAGCTATGGCGGTGGAGTAGCCCAGGTCCATTATAGAGAGGTGGCAGATAAAGATGTACATGGGAGTGTGAAGCTGTCCATCCAAAATTATCAGGAGGACCATACCTATATTCCCTACTACATTTGCAAGGTAGATGAACAAGAACACCACAAAGAGGGCAAGCTCTAGTTGTGGATCATCTGTGAAGCCTACAAAAATGAACTCAGTCACTGTGGTGTGATTGCCCTCAGCCATCTCAGAGGTTTAGTGTGTGATAAAGAGCAGAAGGGGGGAAGGGTTGAGACTGGTAGTGAAAGCTTTGCTTGGGGGGGAGATATTCTGCAATctagaaaagaaaaatagagaaatAATTAGCAGTGTCAGATACAGATTAGGCACTCTTTCTGTAGCTGCGTCTATTATCAAAATACTATCAATTGATGCATGTTCGGAAAGAAGCTCAATCTATCACAATTCCTTCTGtcagaagacagaggggcagatgaaTGTAGGTtaactgttgggtgggaaggaggcagggaaaggaaaggaaaagaggcagtagtgggggaagggggaaatgagatgcctcctgcaagtcctgaTGGGTAGTCCTCAATTGACTCTCATTTACCAACTTAGATCCTGCTATAGGAATTTGTGACCAATTATTTAAGATTTGCAAAAGTTATCTAAATTTCTAATTGCCATTAAATATTTTATGCTTATTTCCCAGTTTTATGGTTTTCTGTTAGATCACACTTCATTTTATGAAATGGAACTTAATTAGAATCTTAGTCAGATGGGATCAAAAGGGTATCTAATTTAGCAAACCACTGCAAACTAAGCATACTCTAATCAGCTCAACTAGAGATTGGTCTAAGCAATATAGGCCATGGTGTGCCACAGAGAACAGGCTTTCTTCAGCAGGATGCCGGAAGAGCAGATAGCTGCAGATAATtcaggaatccaatccaagccaTAGCGTACAAGGGAAAGTAAAGAAAAATACAAGAGTCAGAAACCAGTTTGACTGGGTGGAAAATTCTTTCTGCATCCCAATCTTTCATCAAGTGTTGGTAAATGAAAACATGCTATGGTACATTCCATACGACCCAACTTCCTATCTTTACTTGTGGTAATTCCATCACAAGTAGTTTGTGGCAGTTTCACCATCAGATTAATTTCTCCATTGAATTGAACTAGGTTAGGATTGCCTCTGAGTTCTCAATCCACAATAGAAAGATtcttaaaatgataaaaacatgaTTTAGGGATGGGGGTGATTGATTTTCATTCACGGTTCTGGTTCATGGTTTTCCAACCATGTTCCATGGAACCTTTGGGTTCCTCAGAAACCCATAAGAAGATCACTAATGATGAACAAGCTTGTCCACTGCTACATCTTGTCCTCTGCAGCTCTAGGGGAAGGAAGGTGTTGCCTGTGTTTAAAGGATCACCATCACTTCATTCAAGGAGATGGTGAGACCCTAGCAGGTCTGTGCAGCTCTGTGTGAATTaagtaatcccaggaaatctctcTTATCTTCACAGTCATCTCCAATACATGtgtgcttgtatgtgtgtgtctctGAAGATAAACAGTTTGAAAACTACAAGCTATGCCGGTTTAACACTGCCACAGTTTTATCTGTCTGGTGCACTTTGATCTTGTACTTCTCCCAAGGAGTTCAGAAAAGCACAACAGAATATATGGGAATTGTGATTCTCTGGATTTCAGTTCTCTGAATTGGGAGTGATGGCTATACCATGCAATACATTTAGATGATGGGCATGGTGGTTTTTACACTTGTTCTAAGAGTGGTGGATATGAAATCCATCACTTGTTGGACCTCTCCAGATATTTCCATAAGCCACGATTGCACACCTTAATATTCATCAGGAAAAattgcttgtctgaattcagaaACAAAATGTGGTTGGTATCTAGTTAACAGCTGTTCATAAAATTATCCAAAACTATTGTCCTTACATAAACTGGAAATTGTAGTGACAACCACTGATAAAACAGCCACTATAATTTTTCAGAACCTCGGCTGTATTATACCAAGTAATCATGCTCCTTTAACACAAGAGGCCTGGATTAAAACATATTGACCACTACTAGACCATGGCACTTTGGGTTGTCATAAATGGCTGCCTTCCTCCCTATTTGCTTCCTATTTCCCATGACTTTCAGCCTTGAGTTGAGCAGCTACTCACAGGACAGTCCAAATCAACTGGACCCATGATGCTAAGCAATGTGGAAACCTTATCCTCAACCTTGATTTTCTGAATCTTGTGTTTGAttttttgttttctaaatgcGTACTCTCTCTACATTCCCTTGCATTTCATACCTTCTGATTCTCTCTTAAAGCTGTTTCCTTACCTGAATGGTATAGCAGGGATCTTCATTCTCTGTCCTGGATCTGTCAGATACTTAGTCCATTCTGTGCTGAATCTTAAGTGGTTGCTTGGAACGACAGAGAAAGTGGTAATTATTGGGCTTAATTCCCAACTGGGAGATGCAAGGGTTGCTTGATCCACAGAGAGCTAATAAAAAGCAAAACATCTTCCCCAAAGGGTTTCAacacttttctccctcccctcactCAGAGCTACAGAAAGATAATTAAAAGATGTTCAAACAAGTACTGcttttcttaaaacatttttgcAGTCTGTTTTGTATGCTAGAGCTAACTGTTGCATCCCTCAGACTGCTACAAGGATCAGATGGAAACATACATACTTTTTAAATGCTATATTTGTTGTGCAATATAATCTTAAACCGTTTCATCAGTTACAGAGACAACCTGGGTAGTGAATTTCTTACCCTGATTGCACTGTTTTATGCAGAATGCATACAGAACTGGTTCTACAGGGTTCCCCCCACGTAGGACATTGTCACATGTACAATAGCAAACAGCCACATACAGTTTATTTTCTATAGAGAAAACAAATACTTGGGGTATGAAACAACATCAGAAATAGCTTGATTTTGACTCTGGGGGTTACTTTTTAACCACAGTTCATATAATTCATTGGGGTACAAAAATGCCTCTCCTGACAACCCGATAACCCTTTCTGGTAACCTGGAGAACATTTACCGCAGCACACAGAGATGTTCTCACTCTTCAACAAGCAGACTTCGGagccccgctgtggagaatgagggggtataaatgaagcaaatacataATTATAGCTGAAGGTGGGAGGTGGATAAAAGTGAATGGCTGCGAAGGAGAGAGGCattgaaaggggagaggatatggggtgagacagcaagatagacttcctctgaatgtggaggatccacttaagtattctgctttaatagtttgtgataacctctttccctttctggaaatgtattgaaatgtattaagacagcaGGGGGAGAATGTCTGCCTGGATACAAGCTAAGCTCTGTGTGTGCTAAGTTAGTAGGGTAAACGTCAAGGAGAAGTCAGAGTGAACAATAACAAtactggaaaactggatggaaccactgaagctcttaggctccagacaATGTTAAACAACCAGATAAGCCCCCGTCAGAGCACggttttggataaatgtcttcTCCCCGGTAGAATCGGGGCTCAGTTTTTGACTTGTTAGAGTAACcgagccgcagctgcaataaactgttttcttgataacggttttgggtctcttttcctccccctcgaaCCCGGGTTTTCCGCTAcagggggttgccaggaggaaggaaagaggaaatagtacagTGTTgccaaacgggttgccaatctcccagactggaCACGGTAACCCCAGCAGATGTGTGCACGCACTGTTCCAGCcgcgtgcttgcaatcctttgatgtctgtgtgaattgtcctgcactttgggcaattttcaccaggcgttttgtgtattggccaataaaacaaacggCTTTGAATCTttaacctcctactgtgttattgtcattgggaattgatgcaataatacaggcatatccaTATccccataaatattcataaccgagcaatttggctaacaacagggagggggatagagggggaaatggggtgccgccccacaagtccttgagagttccaaaccatgcaagtgggcctagcccagtggccagcaccacacaactgggctatTGTTGTGGAGACAGagaagcagataaaggtaggttggctgttgggtgggaatgaGATAAGCTTGCCATCTcgaggttaggaaattcctagaaatttgggggggtagagactggggaggggggtttgaggaggggagggacctcagaagggtataatgccatagagtccaccctctaaagcagccatttcctctaaggGAACTAGGATTGTCCACCTCCATGTGTGGGCAGGAGATCACCCAGAGTTACAAATGTTATCcacatgatagagatcagtttccctagagaaaatggcattttccagcctaaagctggcaaccataaggggggctgatctctgtagttgggaggtctgttgtgattctgggagagccgCTGGTGCTGTGgtgctgtggaggggggagaggaatcaGGGGGGAGGGTGATGAGGGCAgtaagagtgatggggtgggggggcagaaagagagtgatAGAATATGGGgcgggggggcagaaagagaaagtgacaggcatggaggagagagagtaaGAAGAGGGgtggcaggaaggagaaagagtgagagattgagagaagtagggggagagggaaagaagcaaattcaaatttcaaatacctttcttggcatagtacaatctgcaagGGAAAGAAGCAAAGATGGGAGAAGGGGCTAGCTGCTCTCTACTTTTCACCATATTTATCATTATTGCATAGTCAAAGTCAGGTCAGATGCATGTGATATTATGTGCAAAATACCTATCAATTTGGTCAAAATTAGGGATGCATGAACACAGGCTGATTTGGGTCACATTGTGTTTGCCAGGGGTATTAGGGAGACATTTTTTGACAGACTGTTCTGACCATTAACTGTTTGTGGCTAATTAGCAGTTTACTTCAATATATtattcacgacctgagttcgatcccaaaggaagttggtttcaggtagccggctcaaggttgactcagccttctatccttccgaggtcgataaaatgagtacccagcttgctgggggtaaagggaagaggactggggaaggcactggcaaaccaccccgtaaaaacaaattctgcctagtaaacgttgggatgtgatgtcaccctatgggtcaggaatgacctggtgtttgcacaggggacctttaccttttgtattACTTCCTAATTGACTTTTAATGCGGCTGAGCCAGTATCTCCGTCACTGTATCATTGTGTCACCAGAGGgattttccagtttttttaagCAGTAATTGAACAGAACAGTCTCTGCAGTGCATGTacgcaaaaaaaatcccaaaaatcTAGAACATGAGAACATGGCATAGATTTTTGTTATTATTTACTCTGCTAAATGTATAATCCCAAACAATTTTAAATCCGAATTGGTAGCTACCTGGCCAAAATGATGCAAACATGGTAAATTATTGCCCCCAAAGCCTGGATCTGAAACTGTAATGAGATTTTATTCAGCACACACCCCTAGAAAATATTTTGCACTGACAAAGTATTGTCTAATATGTTCAATTCCAGGCTTGCACTACTTGTTTACTAAGCCACTTCCAATGCACTGTCCATTCTTTTGGCACAGTGTGCTGAACCTATCTATGCATTTATTGTTAGTTGCGGGGAGGGGTGTTCTTAAGATGATGGTCAGGACCTTGAAGCAGCCAGGCCAgaatatacacatacacatttcCCAGGGTTCTGCCTGCCTTCACAGATGATGCCAGAGCATCTCATGGGCATCGGTCCTGCAATCCTGTTCTTAGTGGTAATGAATGGAGGTTGGTTCGTGGTTGTGGGTGGGTGCTGACTGGACAACCACTGCTCACTCtaacagtatttaaaaaaatatgcatctTGTCTGAATTTCTTTGAGTCAGCAGCAAAGGATTGGTGTGTGTGGTAGTGAAGGTGTCATTTCAGTGGAGATAGGAAGTGGACTTGGCAATTATCTCTAGCTCTGTGGCaatgtgacatcatcatgttgtgaTTTTCTCTACTCCTGCTCCATATCATTGAGTAGCAAAGGCAAGAGTGGCAAGCTTGGATCACAGTACTACAAGGAAGAGAAGGACAACTAGACATGGGGGTGCCACCTTTGGTGGCAACCTTGTCTGTGCCATCACATCCCATTTTCACCATAATAGGAAAGAAACACATTGGCTAATTTAGATTATCCTTTGATTTCATGGCAAGCAGTTTTGAGTATGTGTTAAATGACAAAGTTAAAAGATAAAGTAATAAAATGTCTGAGGCTGGCAATCAGTCAAAATGCTGATCCTGAGAATTGTTTTACCTCCATGTACGTATGTTTACTTACAAACCATTCCTGACATCTACAATTTGGCACTGATCCAAGCTCCACATATATATACTGTTAAAGTACATTTTATATCATCATTCCACATGGGGAAAAACACTCTCAGGATTATCTTTTTATGGGGTAAACAAACTGCTTGGGGAGTAATTATGAAGTGTGTTGCAGAGTTGTATATGTTGCATATTTACGTTTTGCTAATAATGTCTGAATgcaattatttattcatttgtttctcTTCTCTTGGGTACCATGTAGATGCagtcatatatttattttaataaaatctcACTGGGCCATTGAAGAAGTTGCTAATTAGAATTAGAACTGTTTCTTGATCATAATTCCTACAAATGGCTCTGGTCATAACTGCAGTCAATCAGTTTGCTGTATTTGTAGACTTCAATATCCTGATTATTGTCATACAATATACAATACTGCCTGTGCTTTGAGTTCTTACAGGCCTAAATCAGTGTAGAAAATGACATTTGATCAAAGCAGAACATAGTTATTTTCTAGTTATTTGCTACCTCATCTTCATTAGCAAGGGCTGCCTTTCTTTCCTGTTGTGTCCCAGTACCACATAAAAATTGCCTGTAAATGTGGGTGAGCGCCTGAAACAAATATCTTGCATTTTTGTATGTGGGTCAGCCCCATGGGCATGTTATATGTAAAAATGTTATTGTGTTTGAATTTTCTGTTTTAGTGTGGTTTTGCATAATAAAAAGGTAGAATAATTCTGGCAGTCAGCCAACATGATGTgaaacaaaggggggaaatggcaggaaggTTTGATATCCTGCTGTTTTACTAGCTGAGGCATCAGATCCATCTACCCCACCACTGCTTAGGACTGTcaactcttaattttttttaaaaaaaaaatcctttcatcTGGATGAGGCCTGTGGCAGAGTTCTCTGGATCAGTGTCAGAACCCAGAATGGTCAGAGATGGAGAgtaacatccttttttttttttgtatgggtTCAGGAGATGACCCGGTGCAAAAGCTGTCttctcatggatagggttgccagatgatcTGGGttggaatacctggagattttgagggtggagcctaaggagggcagagtttggggaggggagggacctctgtagggtataatgccataaagtccaccctccaaagcagccattttctcctggttgtCTGGAGACTGATTGTAATCATGGGagctctccagatgccacctggaggttggcaaccctgctcatggAAGATATATGGCTAAAGAAAAAAACCTGCTAGGGAAGGAGTATATGAAGGAGTGGGGCAAGACAAGCAAACAATTTTGGCCTTTGCTTTTATGACAACTGCAGAAAAAGAAGACAGCCACCCAGGAACAGATGACTCCTTTGGCTTACTGTAACAGTTCCTGGTGAACCACTGCCCTGGATGGCTGCTGGAGGACAGAAGCAAGCCAAGCTGAGCTCCAGCAATGCTGGCAGTGCCACAGGGGCTGCTTGGCTTGGACCCAGCCAGTGGTGACAGGCTTACTTGTTGTTTGCTCCCACCCCAGTAAACACCTGGCAAGGTCCCCCTTTGGGCTTGCATTTGCTGCACATG
This window contains:
- the LOC130478917 gene encoding olfactory receptor 1019-like isoform X2; its protein translation is MNQNLTEFIFVGFTDDPQLELALFVVFLFIYLANVVGNIGMVLLIILDGQLHTPMYIFICHLSIMDLGYSTAIAPRMLADFLRHPKIISFSSCVIQFVFFVAFVDAECYTLAAMAYDRYAAICRPLHYTTVMSKKVCVVLGIFCYFAGLMSMVAHTSLTFTLEFCGPNIINHFFCEIPPLIALSCSDTSNSEILLFFFCGVNEISTIIVILISYFYIFAAILRIRSAEGRSKAFSTCASHLTGVILFYGTVMFMYLRPPSSYSLDQDKWASVFYTLVNPALNPLIYSLRNKDVKEAFRRVISKTVFLN
- the LOC130478917 gene encoding olfactory receptor 1019-like isoform X1, which codes for MNIKVCNLTEFIFVGFTDDPQLELALFVVFLFIYLANVVGNIGMVLLIILDGQLHTPMYIFICHLSIMDLGYSTAIAPRMLADFLRHPKIISFSSCVIQFVFFVAFVDAECYTLAAMAYDRYAAICRPLHYTTVMSKKVCVVLGIFCYFAGLMSMVAHTSLTFTLEFCGPNIINHFFCEIPPLIALSCSDTSNSEILLFFFCGVNEISTIIVILISYFYIFAAILRIRSAEGRSKAFSTCASHLTGVILFYGTVMFMYLRPPSSYSLDQDKWASVFYTLVNPALNPLIYSLRNKDVKEAFRRVISKTVFLN